The Pseudomonas sp. R4-35-07 genome contains a region encoding:
- a CDS encoding alpha-E domain-containing protein, with product MLSRTASDLYWMSRYLERAENLARMLDVSYSLSLMPQDGRGDGLHELAMPLLITGTLEDYHERHGELHAERLLHFFALDAANPASIYSCLGAARASAHAVRGRITADMWENINATWLDIRDIAQQGLSRYGMSRFCEWVKERSHLFRGATYGTIMRNDAFRFIRLGTFIERADNTLRLLDARYEMAGDQAATVSDGTAHAYYQWSALLRALSSFEAYTEIYRDAPGARQVAELLLLRADVPRSLRACSEEIDQILASLPGLNGRPAQRLAAEMDARLRFTAIDEILEEGLHAWLTDFIPLVRQLGDAIYSSYLEAA from the coding sequence ATGTTGAGTAGAACTGCCTCGGATTTGTATTGGATGTCGCGCTACCTGGAGCGCGCGGAAAACCTCGCGCGCATGCTCGATGTCAGTTATTCGCTGTCGCTGATGCCTCAGGACGGGCGCGGCGACGGCCTGCACGAATTGGCCATGCCGCTGTTGATCACCGGCACCCTGGAGGACTACCACGAGCGCCACGGTGAACTGCATGCCGAACGCCTGCTGCACTTTTTCGCCCTGGACGCTGCCAACCCGGCCAGCATCTACAGCTGTCTTGGCGCCGCACGGGCCAGCGCCCATGCAGTACGTGGGCGAATTACCGCCGACATGTGGGAAAACATCAACGCTACCTGGCTGGATATTCGCGATATCGCCCAACAAGGCTTGAGCCGCTACGGCATGAGCCGGTTTTGCGAATGGGTCAAGGAGCGCTCGCACCTGTTCCGCGGCGCCACCTACGGCACCATTATGCGTAACGATGCGTTTCGCTTTATCCGCCTGGGCACCTTCATCGAGCGCGCCGACAACACCCTGCGCCTGCTGGACGCGCGTTACGAAATGGCCGGCGACCAGGCTGCAACGGTCAGCGATGGCACGGCCCACGCCTACTATCAATGGAGTGCGTTGCTGCGGGCATTGTCGTCGTTCGAGGCCTACACCGAGATCTATCGGGATGCGCCGGGCGCCCGGCAAGTCGCCGAACTGTTGCTGCTGCGCGCTGATGTTCCGCGCTCGCTACGGGCCTGCAGCGAAGAGATCGACCAGATCCTCGCCAGCCTGCCGGGCCTCAACGGTCGCCCGGCCCAGCGCCTGGCTGCCGAGATGGACGCGCGCCTGCGCTTTACCGCCATCGATGAAATCCTCGAGGAAGGCCTGCACGCCTGGCTGACCGACTTTATCCCCTTGGTCCGCCAGTTGGGCGACGCCATCTACAGCTCCTACCTGGAGGCGGCATGA
- a CDS encoding cytochrome c, whose protein sequence is MKSILALFALLLTLPASAAQLTIELDHASKTWQTAELLKHPDARTVQIVDDVSYKRTMTYRAVPLASLLPGLKPASHVQAVALDGFAAELAVAPLLENTGARAWLAVEDPAHPWPALGDGKPSAGPFYLVWTNPQAGHISPEQWPFQLSGIKQLETVAERFPTLLPDPQLAANDPINQGFAVFQKNCLACHRLNGGGDAQVGPDLNIPYSPTEYFSGDFLKRYIRDPQSMRHWPQAKMPAFAAGVLPDHELDLLVGYLQHMTGRKQQP, encoded by the coding sequence TTGAAATCGATTCTCGCCTTGTTCGCGCTGTTGCTGACCCTGCCCGCTTCGGCGGCGCAACTGACCATTGAACTGGACCACGCCAGCAAGACTTGGCAGACGGCGGAGCTACTCAAGCACCCGGATGCGCGGACGGTGCAGATCGTCGATGACGTTTCCTACAAGCGCACCATGACCTACCGGGCCGTGCCCTTGGCGAGTCTCCTACCGGGCCTGAAACCTGCGAGCCATGTGCAAGCAGTGGCCCTCGACGGTTTTGCCGCCGAACTCGCCGTCGCGCCACTGTTGGAAAACACCGGCGCTCGCGCCTGGCTGGCGGTGGAAGACCCGGCCCATCCATGGCCTGCGCTGGGAGATGGCAAACCGAGCGCGGGGCCGTTCTACCTGGTGTGGACCAACCCGCAGGCCGGGCATATCAGCCCGGAACAGTGGCCGTTCCAGCTCTCCGGTATCAAGCAACTGGAGACGGTCGCTGAGCGTTTTCCGACGCTGCTGCCCGACCCGCAACTGGCGGCCAACGATCCGATCAACCAAGGCTTCGCGGTGTTCCAGAAGAACTGTCTGGCTTGCCATCGCCTCAACGGCGGCGGCGATGCCCAAGTGGGCCCTGACTTGAACATTCCCTACAGCCCCACCGAGTATTTCAGCGGTGATTTTCTCAAGCGCTACATCCGTGACCCGCAAAGCATGAGGCACTGGCCGCAGGCGAAAATGCCGGCGTTTGCTGCCGGTGTGCTACCGGACCATGAGTTGGATTTGCTGGTGGGATATTTGCAGCATATGACGGGGCGCAAACAGCAGCCTTGA
- a CDS encoding circularly permuted type 2 ATP-grasp protein, which produces MIRTYYDEMYDGAGQVRPHYREFARWLADTPAELLAQRRREADLLFHRAGITFTLYGDEQGTERLIPFDTIPRSIPASEWQMVERGCIQRVKALNMFLADLYHEQRIIKAGIIPAEQVLANEQYQLAMQGLDLHRDLYSHVSGVDLVRDGDGTYYVLEDNLRTPSGVSYMLEDRKMMMRLFPELFAAQRIAPIDHYPNLLLDTLKSSSPLDNPSVVVLTPGRFNSAFFEHAFLAREMGVELVEGADLFVRDDRVFMRTTDGPKAVDVIYRRLDDAFLDPLAFNPASMLGVPGLLAAYRSGNVVLANAIGTGVADDKSVYPFVTEMIRFYLDEEPILQNVPTFQCRKPDELSHVLANLPELVVKETQGSGGYGMLVGPASTAAEIEAFRARIKAKPHAYIAQPTLCLSTCPTFVENGIAPRHIDLRPFVLSGKETRVVPGGLTRVALREGSLVVNSSQGGGTKDTWVVED; this is translated from the coding sequence ATGATCCGCACTTATTACGATGAAATGTACGATGGGGCAGGGCAGGTTCGTCCCCATTATCGCGAGTTCGCCCGTTGGCTGGCCGACACCCCTGCCGAACTGCTGGCCCAGCGTCGACGCGAGGCCGACTTGCTGTTCCACCGTGCCGGGATCACCTTCACGCTGTATGGCGACGAGCAAGGGACGGAGCGCTTGATCCCCTTCGACACCATCCCCCGCAGCATCCCGGCGAGCGAATGGCAAATGGTCGAGCGCGGCTGTATCCAGCGGGTCAAGGCGTTGAACATGTTCCTCGCCGACCTTTACCACGAACAACGCATCATCAAGGCCGGGATCATCCCCGCCGAACAGGTACTGGCCAACGAGCAATACCAGTTGGCAATGCAGGGCCTGGACCTGCACCGTGACCTGTATTCCCACGTTTCCGGGGTAGACCTCGTACGCGATGGCGACGGCACTTACTACGTGCTGGAGGACAACTTGCGTACGCCGAGCGGCGTCAGCTACATGCTTGAAGACCGCAAGATGATGATGCGCTTGTTCCCCGAGCTGTTCGCGGCCCAGCGTATCGCGCCGATTGACCATTACCCCAACCTGTTGCTCGACACCCTGAAGAGTTCCAGCCCCCTGGATAACCCCAGCGTGGTAGTGCTGACCCCTGGGCGTTTCAACAGTGCGTTCTTTGAACATGCCTTCCTCGCCCGGGAAATGGGCGTGGAGTTGGTGGAAGGCGCCGACTTGTTCGTGCGTGATGACCGCGTGTTCATGCGCACCACCGACGGGCCCAAAGCGGTGGACGTGATTTATCGCCGTCTCGACGACGCGTTTCTCGACCCGCTGGCTTTCAATCCGGCGTCGATGCTCGGCGTACCGGGCCTGCTTGCCGCCTACCGCTCGGGCAACGTGGTGCTGGCCAATGCCATCGGCACCGGGGTGGCGGATGACAAGTCTGTGTACCCATTCGTTACCGAGATGATCCGGTTTTACCTGGATGAAGAACCGATCCTGCAGAACGTTCCGACGTTTCAATGCCGTAAGCCCGATGAATTGTCCCACGTATTGGCCAACCTGCCCGAGTTGGTGGTCAAGGAAACCCAAGGCTCCGGCGGCTACGGCATGCTGGTGGGCCCGGCGTCCACGGCGGCGGAAATCGAAGCCTTCCGCGCACGCATCAAGGCCAAGCCCCACGCCTACATCGCCCAGCCAACCCTGTGTTTGTCCACCTGCCCGACGTTCGTCGAAAACGGCATCGCCCCACGGCATATCGACCTGCGCCCGTTCGTGCTGTCGGGCAAGGAAACCCGCGTGGTGCCCGGTGGCCTGACCCGGGTGGCGCTGCGCGAAGGTTCGCTGGTGGTCAACTCGTCCCAGGGCGGCGGCACCAAAGACACCTGGGTGGTCGAGGATTGA
- a CDS encoding acetyl-CoA C-acetyltransferase: protein MTQALIFDAIRTPRGKGKVDGALYSVKPVNLVAGLLRALAQRSDLDTRQVDDIVLGCVTPVGDQGADIAKTAALVADWDISVAGVQVNRFCASGLEAVNLGAMKVRSGFEDLVVVGGVESMSRVPMGSDGGAWVLDPQTNLHSHFTPQGIGADLIATLEGFTRQDVDTFALQSQQKAARARADGSFNKSLIAVQDQNGIVLLDHDEFIRGDSTLEGLGKLKPSFEMIGQMGFDATALRVYSQVERIQHVHTPGNSSGIVDGAALMLIGSEAKGRELGLQPRARVVATAVTSTDPTIMLTGPAPATRKALAKAGLRVEDIDLFEVNEAFASVVLKFIKDMGIDAARVNVNGGSIALGHPLGATGCAILGTLLDELEVRQQRYGLATLCVGGGMGIATIIERL from the coding sequence ATGACCCAAGCTTTGATCTTTGATGCGATACGCACGCCCCGAGGCAAAGGCAAGGTTGACGGTGCCCTGTACAGCGTCAAGCCGGTCAACCTGGTCGCCGGTTTGCTCAGGGCGCTGGCGCAACGCAGCGACCTCGACACCCGCCAGGTGGATGACATCGTGCTTGGGTGCGTCACTCCGGTGGGCGACCAGGGCGCCGATATCGCCAAGACCGCCGCGCTGGTAGCGGACTGGGATATCAGCGTTGCCGGCGTGCAGGTCAACCGCTTCTGCGCCTCGGGCCTGGAGGCCGTCAACCTCGGGGCGATGAAAGTGCGTTCCGGCTTTGAAGACCTGGTGGTGGTCGGCGGCGTCGAGTCCATGTCCCGCGTGCCAATGGGCAGCGACGGGGGCGCCTGGGTTCTCGACCCGCAAACCAACCTGCACAGCCACTTCACGCCTCAGGGCATTGGGGCCGACCTGATCGCTACCCTGGAAGGCTTCACCCGCCAGGACGTGGACACCTTTGCCCTACAGTCCCAGCAGAAAGCCGCCAGGGCACGAGCAGACGGATCCTTCAACAAGTCGCTGATCGCGGTGCAGGACCAGAACGGCATTGTGTTGCTGGACCATGACGAATTTATTCGTGGCGACTCCACCCTCGAAGGCCTCGGCAAGCTCAAGCCGAGTTTCGAAATGATCGGCCAGATGGGCTTCGACGCCACCGCGTTGCGGGTCTACAGCCAAGTGGAACGCATCCAGCATGTGCACACGCCCGGCAACAGCTCCGGGATTGTCGACGGCGCTGCCTTGATGTTGATTGGCTCCGAGGCCAAAGGGCGCGAGCTCGGCTTGCAGCCGCGCGCGCGGGTTGTTGCCACGGCGGTGACCAGCACCGATCCCACCATCATGCTCACCGGTCCTGCTCCGGCCACGCGCAAGGCGTTGGCCAAGGCCGGCCTGCGCGTCGAGGACATCGACCTGTTCGAGGTCAATGAGGCGTTCGCTTCGGTCGTGCTCAAATTCATCAAGGACATGGGCATCGACGCCGCCCGAGTCAATGTCAATGGCGGCTCCATCGCTCTGGGCCACCCGCTGGGCGCCACCGGCTGCGCGATCCTCGGCACCTTGCTCGATGAGCTGGAAGTGCGTCAGCAGCGCTACGGCCTGGCCACCCTATGTGTCGGCGGTGGCATGGGCATCGCCACTATCATCGAACGCCTCTGA
- a CDS encoding ribonuclease E inhibitor RraB, producing MSTAYQEDISTNVLRRMKEGGFDFSRFHPIEFYAIFPDEERARRAAGRFRGESLNAQVSARDDGAWYLELSKIMSATYDGIGDFEQDFEAVVEPLGGIIEGWGVKQEVRGLPM from the coding sequence ATGAGCACAGCCTATCAAGAAGACATCAGCACCAACGTTCTGCGCCGCATGAAAGAAGGCGGCTTTGACTTTTCACGTTTTCACCCCATCGAGTTCTACGCGATTTTCCCGGATGAAGAACGGGCGCGCAGGGCTGCGGGTCGATTTCGCGGAGAATCCCTGAACGCCCAGGTCAGCGCCCGCGACGACGGTGCCTGGTACCTGGAACTGAGCAAAATCATGTCTGCAACGTACGACGGCATAGGAGACTTCGAGCAGGACTTTGAGGCAGTGGTGGAGCCGTTGGGCGGAATTATCGAAGGCTGGGGCGTCAAGCAGGAGGTACGTGGGTTACCGATGTAG
- a CDS encoding YkgJ family cysteine cluster protein translates to MKCREGCGACCIAPSISSPLPGMPHGKPAGERCLHLSVEQLCQLFGQPERPAVCSDFKADIEVCGNDQADAIRLIGWWEQMTAA, encoded by the coding sequence ATGAAATGCCGTGAAGGCTGTGGCGCTTGCTGCATCGCCCCCTCCATCAGTTCGCCCCTACCGGGAATGCCCCATGGCAAACCTGCGGGCGAACGCTGCCTGCACTTGTCGGTCGAACAGCTATGCCAACTGTTCGGCCAACCGGAGCGGCCAGCGGTGTGCAGTGATTTCAAGGCAGATATCGAGGTCTGCGGCAACGACCAGGCCGACGCGATCCGTCTGATCGGTTGGTGGGAGCAGATGACGGCGGCTTGA
- a CDS encoding START domain-containing protein: protein MGSLKRMAVVCGFTMMFAGAAQAEDWQDAKNEDGIKVSLSEVAGSKYKAYRGVALIKAPVAKIQALQEDVAGACAWIHECKSQKLVDKKDDEAWTYTQFKAPFPVTDRDSYIHVTTTKAADGSVTRTLQGVPTYKPEEKGYVRVAQVEGFWKLVPKGANETEVTYQVHTEPGGSVPSWLANKFVVDAPFNTLKALKEHAEK, encoded by the coding sequence ATGGGTTCGCTGAAACGAATGGCTGTGGTGTGCGGTTTTACGATGATGTTTGCGGGCGCTGCCCAGGCTGAGGATTGGCAAGACGCCAAGAATGAGGACGGCATCAAGGTGTCCCTGAGCGAAGTCGCCGGCTCCAAGTACAAGGCGTATCGCGGTGTGGCTCTGATCAAGGCGCCCGTGGCGAAGATCCAGGCCCTGCAGGAAGATGTCGCTGGCGCTTGCGCGTGGATCCATGAGTGCAAATCCCAGAAACTGGTCGACAAGAAAGACGATGAGGCCTGGACCTACACCCAGTTCAAGGCACCGTTCCCTGTGACGGATCGCGACTCGTATATCCATGTCACCACCACCAAGGCCGCTGACGGTAGCGTTACACGCACGTTGCAAGGGGTGCCGACGTACAAGCCTGAAGAAAAAGGCTATGTCCGGGTCGCCCAGGTGGAAGGTTTCTGGAAGCTGGTGCCCAAAGGCGCCAACGAGACCGAAGTGACCTACCAGGTGCACACCGAGCCAGGCGGCAGCGTGCCGTCGTGGTTGGCCAACAAGTTCGTGGTGGACGCACCGTTCAACACGCTCAAAGCGCTGAAGGAACACGCCGAGAAGTAA
- a CDS encoding PLP-dependent aminotransferase family protein — MTNLLLYQRIAQQLAEDIRRGVYQPGERVPSVRKMSSQLNVSHATVLQAYANLEDQGLIRARPQSGYYVHQTPALTAPTPDIARVERPGLVTRSSIIQQVLVESRREGVFPLGAAVPSVDYLPVRALHQQLAKVTRFQSPRAFSYMFSPGFEPLRRQVAIRMRDAGVVVDPSEVVITHGCVDALQMSLRVLTRPGDLIAAESPTYYGLLQLADLLGLKVIEIPSDPATGMSLEALQLAANQWSIKALVLTTRLSNPLGGTMPEERQKQLLRLASDFDIQIVEDDIYGELMFELGRTKALKAYDRLDRVIYCSSFSKTLSPGVRIGWMIAGKYQQEIQRLQMFSTHSACSVTQMGVAAYLENGGYDRHLRYIRQEYRKNLSAFQLAVQQYFPEGTQMTRPTGGFILWVSLPGRVNTQELHVRALQQGISIAPGLIFSNTEQFNHCIRLNCGTPWNREAERALMTLGMLASQLCQETAAGL, encoded by the coding sequence ATGACCAATCTGTTGCTCTACCAACGTATCGCCCAGCAACTGGCTGAGGATATTCGGCGTGGTGTTTATCAGCCGGGGGAGCGCGTGCCTTCGGTGCGCAAGATGAGCTCCCAGCTCAACGTGAGCCATGCCACGGTGCTGCAGGCCTACGCCAACCTGGAAGACCAGGGGCTGATCCGGGCGCGGCCGCAGTCGGGCTATTACGTGCACCAGACGCCGGCACTCACGGCGCCAACGCCGGACATCGCGCGGGTTGAACGCCCAGGGTTGGTCACCCGCAGCAGCATCATCCAGCAAGTGCTGGTCGAGTCGCGCCGTGAAGGCGTATTCCCCTTGGGCGCGGCGGTGCCGAGCGTGGATTACCTGCCGGTACGGGCGTTGCACCAGCAGTTGGCCAAGGTCACGCGCTTCCAGAGCCCGCGTGCATTCAGTTACATGTTCAGCCCCGGTTTCGAACCGCTGCGCCGCCAGGTGGCGATTCGCATGCGCGATGCCGGCGTGGTGGTGGACCCGTCCGAAGTGGTGATTACCCACGGCTGCGTCGACGCGTTGCAAATGTCGCTGCGCGTGCTGACGCGCCCCGGCGACCTGATCGCCGCTGAGTCACCGACCTACTACGGCTTGCTGCAACTGGCCGACCTGCTCGGCCTCAAGGTCATCGAGATTCCCAGCGACCCGGCCACCGGCATGAGCCTGGAGGCCCTGCAATTGGCCGCCAACCAGTGGTCGATCAAGGCGCTGGTATTGACCACGCGCCTGAGCAACCCCTTGGGCGGCACGATGCCCGAAGAGCGGCAGAAACAGTTGCTGCGCCTGGCCTCGGATTTCGATATTCAAATTGTCGAGGATGATATCTACGGCGAGCTGATGTTCGAACTGGGCCGTACCAAGGCTTTGAAAGCCTATGACCGTCTTGACCGGGTCATCTATTGCTCGAGTTTTTCCAAGACTTTATCCCCCGGCGTGCGCATCGGCTGGATGATTGCCGGTAAGTACCAGCAGGAAATCCAGCGTTTGCAGATGTTCAGCACCCACTCCGCGTGCAGCGTCACACAGATGGGCGTTGCGGCGTACCTGGAGAACGGCGGTTACGACCGGCACCTGCGTTACATCCGCCAGGAATACCGCAAGAACCTCAGCGCTTTCCAGCTGGCGGTGCAGCAATATTTCCCCGAAGGCACCCAGATGACCCGTCCGACCGGCGGCTTCATTTTGTGGGTCAGTTTGCCCGGACGGGTCAATACCCAGGAACTGCATGTGCGTGCCCTGCAACAGGGCATCAGTATCGCGCCGGGGCTGATCTTCAGTAATACGGAACAGTTCAACCACTGTATCCGTCTCAATTGCGGCACCCCGTGGAACCGCGAGGCAGAGCGTGCGCTGATGACCCTGGGGATGCTTGCCAGCCAGTTATGCCAGGAGACGGCGGCGGGCCTTTGA
- a CDS encoding translation initiation factor 2: MTSIFRAVWMVGLISLCNVGTALAAAPVTDTKPAASAEQKTAAKKPAAQAKKKTAKVKKRAPIASKSKSAHEVAQTKLPPAQLDLSLPSDMVRLLQPVGTMPKPKSVPLLPPLFSEKPSDNSAFQINGRLLSNEMKLQLRNEERRDVEGAALDFEFKQ, encoded by the coding sequence ATGACCTCTATTTTTCGCGCTGTCTGGATGGTTGGCTTGATAAGTCTATGCAACGTCGGCACTGCGCTGGCGGCCGCGCCTGTGACGGACACCAAGCCTGCTGCAAGCGCCGAACAGAAGACCGCTGCGAAAAAGCCGGCAGCGCAGGCGAAGAAAAAAACCGCCAAGGTAAAGAAGCGCGCACCGATTGCGAGCAAGTCCAAGTCCGCCCACGAAGTCGCCCAGACCAAGCTGCCACCGGCACAGTTGGACCTGTCCCTGCCTTCGGACATGGTCAGGCTGCTGCAGCCCGTCGGCACCATGCCCAAACCCAAGAGCGTGCCGTTATTGCCGCCTTTATTTAGCGAGAAACCGTCCGACAACAGCGCGTTCCAGATCAACGGCCGCTTGCTCAGCAACGAGATGAAGCTGCAGTTGCGCAACGAAGAACGACGTGACGTGGAAGGTGCCGCGTTGGATTTTGAATTCAAGCAATAA
- a CDS encoding transglutaminase family protein, translating into MRLSISHETTYHYEDQVRASIQYLRLTPHDSERQRVLSWQLDLPRPVRAQVDPFGNILHVLTLDEPHDAIIIGARGQVDIDELSEAEHESQSAFPFLRGTRLTEPDEALRGFAQQHCHQRRDRTALIDLMHALNQSMAYTPGATDVDTCAAEAFAGRAGVCQDHTHAFLACARSLGIPARYVSGYLYTEDSTHLASHAWAEAWLDNAWYSFDVTNQLARPERHLKLAVGLDYLDACPVRGMRRGGGHEQMHAKVFVAPTPVVSVQQQ; encoded by the coding sequence ATGAGACTCTCCATCAGCCACGAAACCACCTACCACTACGAAGACCAGGTGCGGGCCAGCATCCAATATCTGCGCCTGACGCCCCACGACAGCGAGCGTCAGCGTGTATTGAGCTGGCAGCTCGATCTGCCGCGCCCCGTACGCGCGCAAGTGGACCCATTCGGCAACATCCTGCATGTGCTGACCCTGGACGAACCTCACGACGCCATCATCATCGGCGCCCGTGGCCAGGTGGATATCGATGAATTGAGTGAGGCTGAACACGAGAGCCAGTCGGCCTTTCCGTTCCTGCGCGGCACGCGCCTGACCGAGCCCGACGAAGCCCTGCGCGGGTTTGCCCAGCAGCACTGCCACCAGCGGCGCGACCGCACCGCGCTGATCGACCTGATGCATGCGCTGAACCAATCGATGGCCTACACGCCGGGCGCCACGGACGTCGACACCTGCGCTGCCGAGGCCTTCGCCGGCCGCGCGGGCGTGTGCCAGGACCATACCCATGCGTTCCTGGCCTGTGCGCGCAGCCTGGGGATTCCGGCGCGATACGTATCAGGGTATCTGTACACCGAAGACAGCACGCACCTGGCGAGCCATGCCTGGGCCGAAGCCTGGCTGGATAACGCCTGGTACAGTTTTGACGTGACCAACCAATTGGCCCGGCCGGAGCGGCACCTGAAACTCGCCGTGGGCCTGGACTACCTGGACGCCTGCCCGGTGCGGGGCATGCGCCGTGGGGGTGGGCACGAGCAGATGCATGCCAAGGTGTTTGTCGCGCCGACCCCGGTGGTTTCCGTGCAGCAGCAATAA